Proteins encoded by one window of Eremothecium cymbalariae DBVPG#7215 chromosome 1, complete sequence:
- the HMG1 gene encoding hydroxymethylglutaryl-CoA reductase (NADPH) HMG1 (similar to Ashbya gossypii AER152W) — translation MPLLFQQTKHLVKPFAFTSYVCAKHPIHILMITLLLASTAYLSVIEHYFKGWQLDSKSIFNQFGSIDALQNDCVHYSRPFSDSKWTHLSTEELQNLSGFNHYYLLEIEFDSKNSSQQIPELDNVAYKEGHTHYLLQETLELPPVLKTQDAVWKLRAHRHKIYDVKNYILTFYTDLNERISNAEPFDVFIIGSAYFGMLYTILGLFLDMRKVGSRFWIGLSALFNSVFAFVFALFTCQCVLQRSVSLLSLIEGIPFVVVVVGFRHKIKLASYVVNHFKSFGVSKRVNAGDIVYEGVLEEGGRLIQDHFSCMLAFGGCSLYASSLEVLTNFCILATLILAYDLLLTCTFYSAVLALKLEINLIHRSTVIKQALEEDGVIKSTAGIISDAETKSMLSLIASNTSITLLKLLIVLGFIGVNFYKFGSRWTYKTFSNLYSKKYDCSIPSFIDAQIVNSAVISMPPIQYYEPMKVYFQLEDTILSSLRYVSVAIRDRFISKLVLFALAISASINIYLLNIARIHTQFTTNELNSKKKLKKSSNFAVGSAPIVAPPSERTSESTVSSSETKIMDSVPSSVTVSDDETETEDESEPIRPLETLIEIMKQGGVKTLRNRELVSLIVNSELPLYALEKQLCDTTRAVVVRRKALAKLADAPALETERLPYKNYDYDRVFGACCENVIGYMPLPVGVIGPLVIDGIPYHIPMATTEGCLVASAMRGCKAINAGGGVTTVLTKDGMTRGPCIRFPSLARSGACKIWLDSEDGQNKIKKAFNSTSRFARLQHIQTALAGDLLFIRFRTTTGDAMGMNMISKGVEFSLNQMVEEFGWDDMEIVAVSGNYCTDKKPAAINWIEGRGKSVVAEATIPGDVVKKVLKSDVNALVDLNISKNLIGSAMAGSVGGFNAHASNLVTAVYLALGQDPAQNVESSNCMTLMKEIDGDLRISVSMPSIEVGTIGGGTILEPQSAMLDLLGVRGPHPTEPGTNARQLAKVVACAVMAGELSLCSALAAGHLVQSHMIHNRAKASPTSTEVKQDDIPRLQEGSVTCIK, via the coding sequence atgcCATTACTTTTCCAGCAGACCAAGCACTTGGTGAAGCCATTCGCTTTCACATCGTACGTATGTGCGAAGCATCCTATTCACATATTGATGATCACGTTACTTTTAGCGTCCACTGCATATTTATCAGTTATTGAACATTACTTCAAGGGCTGGCAGCTGGATTCCAAAAGTATATTTAATCAATTTGGTAGCATAGATGCTTTGCAAAATGACTGCGTTCATTACTCTCGGCCCTTTTCGGATAGCAAATGGACACATTTATCTACCGAGGAACTACAAAATTTGTCCGGTTTTAATCACTACTATCTTTTGGAGATTGAGTttgattccaaaaattcctcTCAGCAGATTCCGGAATTGGATAATGTAGCGTACAAGGAGGGACATACACATTATTTATTGCAAGAAACCTTGGAGCTACCTCCAGTATTGAAAACACAGGATGCTGTTTGGAAATTGAGGGCTCATAGACACAAGATTTACGATGTGAAAAATTACATTTTGACCTTCTACACAGATCTAAATGAGAGAATTTCTAATGCAGAGCCCTTTGATGTCTTCATCATCGGCTCAGCCTACTTTGGCATGTTGTACACTATCTTGGGCTTGTTCTTAGATATGAGAAAGGTAGGATCAAGGTTCTGGATAGGTTTATCTGCGTTATTCAACTCTGTTTTTGCTTTTGTTTTCGCATTATTCACTTGCCAATGTGTTCTACAGAGatctgtttctttattGAGTTTGATCGAGGGGATACCGTTTGTCGTTGTAGTAGTTGGATTTCGTCATAAAATTAAGCTTGCATCTTATGTTGTGAATCatttcaaaagttttggagTCTCTAAGAGAGTAAACGCTGGTGATATTGTTTATGAAGGCGTGTTAGAAGAGGGTGGACGTTTGATTCAAGACCATTTTTCGTGCATGTTAGCATTTGGTGGTTGTTCATTATATGCATCCTCTTTGGAAGTGTTGACCAACTTTTGCATATTGGCTACGTTGATATTAGCATACGATCTATTGTTGACTTGCACTTTCTACTCAGCTGTGTTGGCTTTAAAACTAGAAATTAATCTGATCCACAGATCTACTGTCATCAAACAAGCTTTAGAAGAGGATGGTGTTATAAAATCCACTGCAGGCATTATATCTGATGCTGAAACTAAATCAATGCTATCTTTAATCGCTTCTAACACTAGCATTACACTTCTAAAACTTCTAATTGTTCTAGGTTTTATTGGTGTGAATTTCTATAAGTTTGGCTCGAGGTGGACATATAAAACATTCTCTAATCTGTACTCCAAGAAGTATGATTGTTCAATTCCATCGTTTATTGATGCACAAATCGTTAATTCTGCAGTAATTTCCATGCCACCTATCCAGTACTATGAACCGATGAAAGTTTATTTCCAGTTGGAGGATACCATCTTATCTTCATTACGTTATGTTAGTGTGGCGATCAGGGACAGGTTTATTAGTaagttggttttgtttgCATTAGCCATTAGCGCCTCTATCAACATATATCTATTGAATATTGCAAGGATACACACCCAATTTACAACCAATGAATTGAATAGTAAAAAGAAACTTAAGAAGTCCTCTAATTTCGCGGTGGGTTCTGCGCCAATAGTTGCTCCTCCCTCTGAAAGAACATCTGAATCCACAGtatcttcatcagaaaCTAAAATTATGGATTCAGTTCCTTCTTCTGTTACAGtttcagatgatgagaCTGAAACTGAAGATGAGTCAGAACCAATCCGGCCATTAGAAACCTTGATAGAAATCATGAAACAAGGTGGTGTGAAAACATTGAGAAATAGGGAACTTGTCTCGTTAATTGTGAACAGCGAACTTCCGTTATACGCATTGGAAAAGCAATTATGTGATACGACCCGTGCAGTTGTTGTTCGTCGTAAAGCTCTGGCTAAGTTGGCGGATGCTCCTGCTTTAGAGACGGAACGTTTGCCATATAAAAACTATGACTATGATCGTGTTTTTGGTGCTTGTTGTGAAAACGTTATTGGCTACATGCCGCTACCTGTTGGTGTCATTGGTCCTTTGGTTATTGACGGAATTCCATATCATATTCCAATGGCCACTACCGAGGGATGCTTGGTTGCTTCAGCCATGCGTGGCTGTAAGGCAATAAATGCAGGTGGTGGTGTCACCACTGTTTTAACTAAAGATGGAATGACAAGAGGTCCATGTATCCGTTTCCCATCTTTGGCCAGATCAGGAGCTTGCAAAATCTGGCTAGACTCTGAAGATGgccaaaacaaaattaaaaaggCATTTAATTCTACATCCCGGTTCGCTCGTTTGCAACATATTCAAACTGCTCTTGCCGGAGATTTGCTATTTATTCGTTTCAGAACCACCACAGGTGACGCTATGGGTATGAACATGATTTCAAAAGGTGTTGAGTTCTCCTTAAATCAGATGGTCGAAGAATTCGGCTGGGATGACATGGAGATCGTAGCTGTCTCTGGTAACTACTGCACTGACAAGAAACCAGCTGCTATCAACTGGATAGAAGGCAGGGGCAAGAGTGTGGTTGCTGAAGCAACTATCCCCGGTGACGTAGTAAAAAAAGTTCTAAAAAGTGACGTTAATGCCTTAGTTGACTTAAACATCTCCAAAAACTTGATTGGTTCAGCCATGGCAGGCTCCGTTGGTGGGTTTAATGCACATGCCTCAAACTTGGTGACAGCCGTGTATCTAGCTCTAGGTCAAGATCCTGCGCAAAACGTAGAGAGTTCAAATTGCATGACCTTGATGAAAGAAATTGACGGCGATTTGAGAATATCTGTCTCCATGCCATCTATCGAAGTCGGGACAATCGGTGGTGGTACCATATTGGAGCCTCAGAGTGCTATGCTAGATTTATTAGGCGTCCGTGGTCCGCATCCTACAGAACCAGGTACTAACGCCCGCCAGTTGGCTAAAGTTGTTGCATGCGCAGTAATGGCAGGTGAACTATCCTTATGCTCAGCCTTGGCTGCAGGGCATTTGGTCCAGAGTCACATGATTCACAACCGTGCAAAAGCCTCTCCAACCTCTACTGAAGTAAAACAGGACGACATACCCCGTCTACAAGAGGGGTCTGTCACCTGTATCAAATAA
- the FPR3 gene encoding peptidylprolyl isomerase FPR3 (similar to Ashbya gossypii AER150W) — protein sequence MSDLLPMATYSLNIEPYSPTPAIDVVTPVTIRITMAAIDPEPLDDEKKPSTLRIIRRNPDFDEEDDILGDFDEDDLDNEEEEEEEEEEEEEEKEEEIRNKKGKKGKTDAKESSEEEDEEDEDEEDEDEEDEDEFEEFVLATLSPENQYQQTLDLVIAPEEEVQFVVTGSYRISLSGNYVKHPFDDPELYDSEEEEVYDSDEYDLTPDEEDILDMEDVSDVEGKIEELIEKDNSKGKRKAVEDVDVSFKPKEIKKSKKEQKEPKEEKKDKKDKKDKKDKKVEFKNDLEEGPSKKIQENEAPKTKVLEGGVVIEDRVVGTGKTAKKGTKVGMRYIGKLKNGKVFDKNTSGKPFVFKLGHGEVIKGWDIGVAGMTVGGERRIVIPAAYAYGKQALPGIPANSELTFDVKLVSLK from the coding sequence ATGTCTGATTTACTGCCAATGGCAACTTACAGCTTGAATATCGAGCCATACTCTCCAACTCCGGCTATCGATGTGGTCACTCCTGTCACAATTCGTATTACGATGGCTGCTATCGATCCTGAACCCTTAGATGACGAAAAGAAACCTTCTACTTTAAGAATTATCAGAAGGAACCCAgattttgatgaggaggatgatATCTTGGGTGATTTTGACGAAGATGATTTAGATAAcgaggaagaggaagaggaagaggaagaggaagaggaagaggaaaaggaagaagaaataagaAATAAGAAGGGCAAGAAGGGCAAGACGGATGCTAAGGAATCTTCcgaggaggaggatgaggaagatgaggacgaggaagatgaggacgaggaagatgaagatgaattcGAAGAATTTGTCTTGGCTACCCTTTCCCCAGAAAACCAGTACCAGCAAACCTTGGACTTGGTTATTGCTCCAGAGGAAGAAGTGCAATTTGTCGTTACTGGTTCTTACCGTATTTCATTGTCCGGTAACTACGTCAAGCACCCATTCGACGACCCAGAATTGTATGATtctgaagaggaggaagtTTACGATAGCGATGAATACGACTTGACTCCAGACGAAGAGGATATCCTTGATATGGAAGATGTTAGCGATGTCGAGGGAAAGATCGAGGAATTGATTGAAAAGGACAACTCTAAAGGTAAGAGAAAGGCCGTCGAAGATGTAGACGTCAGTTTTAAGCCAAAGGAAATCAAGAAGTCTAAGAAGGAACAGAAGGAGCCaaaggaagaaaagaaggacAAGAAGGACAAGAAGGACAAGAAGGACAAGAAAGTCGAATTCAAGAATGATCTAGAAGAAGGTCCATCTAAGAAGATCCAAGAAAATGAAGCTCCAAAGACTAAGGTTTTGGAAGGTGGCGTCGTTATCGAAGACCGTGTCGTCGGCACTGGAAAAACCGCCAAGAAAGGTACTAAAGTCGGTATGAGATATATTGGAAAACTAAAGAACGGTAAGGTTTTTGACAAAAATACCAGCGGCAAGCCATTTGTCTTCAAGTTAGGCCACGGCGAGGTTATTAAGGGTTGGGATATCGGTGTCGCAGGTATGACTGTTGGAGGTGAACGTAGAATTGTTATTCCTGCAGCATACGCCTACGGCAAACAAGCCCTACCTGGTATTCCAGCGAACTCAGAATTGACCTTTGATGTGAAGTTAGTTTCTCTGAAATGA
- the RPL6A gene encoding 60S ribosomal protein eL6 (similar to Ashbya gossypii AER149W, 1-intron), producing MSAQKAPKWYPSEDVPAQKQTRKTNRTQKLRASLVPGTVLILLAGRFRGKRVVYLKQLEDNTLLVTGPFKANGVPLRRVNARYVIATSTKVSLDDVNVEKFNVEYFAREKLTRKQKAEANFFSEQQEKKEVKAERVEDQKVVDKALLAQIKKTPLLKQYLAASFSLKNGEKPHLLKF from the exons ATGAGTGCCCAAAAA GCTCCAAAGTGGTATCCATCCGAAGACGTTCCTGCCCAAAAGCAAACCAGAAAGACCAACAGAACACAAAAGTTGCGTGCTTCTTTGGTCCCAGGTACTGTTTTGATCTTGTTGGCAGGTCGTTTCAGAGGTAAGAGAGTTGTCTACTTGAAGCAATTGGAAGACAACACTTTGTTGGTCACTGGTCCATTCAAGGCTAACGGTGTTCCATTGAGAAGAGTTAACGCCAGATATGTCATTGCTACCTCTACTAAGGTTTCGCTAGACGATGTtaatgttgaaaagttcaatgTCGAGTACTTTGCCAGAGAAAAGCTAACCAGAAAGCAAAAGGCTGAGGCTAACTTCTTCAGtgaacaacaagaaaagaaggaggTTAAGGCTGAACGTGTTGAAGACCAAAAGGTTGTTGACAAGGCTTTGTTGGCTCAAATTAAGAAAACCCCATTGTTGAAGCAATACTTGGCAGCTTCCTTCTCATTGAAGAACGGTGAAAAGCCACACTTATTGAAATTCTAA